In Geobacter anodireducens, a genomic segment contains:
- a CDS encoding outer membrane lipid asymmetry maintenance protein MlaD: MKRVTLELIVGIFVLIGILCLAWLSIKLGQMELLGGDHYQVSADFDSVSGLKKGAAVEIAGVEVGRVDRIVLDPSSDRARVDLRIRDGVKLQDDVIASVRTSGIIGDKFIKLKPGGSDKLLADGGRIRDTESAVDLEELLSKYIHGNVE; this comes from the coding sequence ATGAAAAGAGTCACTCTCGAACTCATTGTCGGCATATTCGTCCTGATCGGCATCCTCTGCCTCGCCTGGCTCTCCATCAAGCTGGGACAGATGGAGCTGCTGGGCGGGGACCACTACCAGGTCTCAGCGGATTTCGATTCGGTATCGGGCCTCAAGAAAGGCGCCGCCGTCGAAATAGCCGGAGTAGAGGTCGGCCGGGTCGACCGGATCGTGCTCGATCCCTCCAGCGACCGGGCACGGGTCGACCTGCGGATCAGGGACGGCGTCAAGCTCCAGGACGACGTGATCGCCTCGGTCCGGACCAGCGGGATCATCGGCGACAAGTTCATCAAGCTCAAGCCCGGGGGGTCTGACAAGCTGCTGGCCGACGGCGGCCGCATCCGCGACACGGAATCGGCCGTGGACCTGGAAGAGCTCCTGAGCAAGTACATCCACGGGAACGTCGAATAA